A window from Argopecten irradians isolate NY chromosome 3, Ai_NY, whole genome shotgun sequence encodes these proteins:
- the LOC138317571 gene encoding protein ZNRD2-like isoform X1 — MATTMNNNADDDDLLTAEMNEWEPPSEAEMKIIAARRERSDKISKIMGDYLLRGYKMLGIVCDLCSTILMETKAGEKYCITCKELDADNDKDDPVVNAIAARSQVSEGSHSTLENHISSAVDISTSEDHQPVRVTMMPRGSGQPTTTSSTTEVHHVDIPPVLSSSSHSFPAPRDCPSPGPVTEVKAETVDCLCRKLQWASEQLKSETNLVRCTQLCEFIKASADAIRSLKDL, encoded by the exons atgGCGACCACCATGAACAACAACGCGGATGACGACGATCTACTTACAGCGGAAATGA ATGAATGGGAACCACCGAGTGAAGCAGAGATGAAAATCATAGCTGCCCGAAGGGAAAGATCCgacaaaataagtaaaatcaTGGGAGACTACTTGCTTAGAGGTTATAAAATGCTGGGCATTGTTTGTGACCTGTGTTCG acCATTCTGATGGAGACAAAGGCTGGGGAAAAATACTGTATTACCTGTAAGGAATTGGATGCAGACAATGACAAGGATGATCCTG TTGTAAATGCAATTGCCGCTCGATCCCAGGTTTCTGAAGGTAGCCATTCAACATTAGAGAATCACATCTCATCAGCGGTCGACATTTCCACGAGTGAAGATCATCAACCAGTGCGGGTCACCATGATGCCACGCGGATCTGGCCAGCCTACTACCACCTCCTCTACCACAGAGGTACATCACGTAGATATACCTCCTGTACTATCCTCTTCAAGTCACAGTTTCCCAGCCCCCAGGGATTGCCCCTCCCCAGGGCCAGTCACAGAGGTTAAGGCGGAGACTGTAGATTGTCTGTGCAGGAAACTACAGTGGGCGTCAGAACAGTTGAAATCCGAGACAAACCTTGTGCGCTGTACACAGCTTTGTGAATTTATTAAAGCTAGTGCTGATGCGATTCGTAGTCTCAAGGATCTGTGA
- the LOC138317571 gene encoding protein ZNRD2-like isoform X2: MKIIAARRERSDKISKIMGDYLLRGYKMLGIVCDLCSTILMETKAGEKYCITCKELDADNDKDDPVVNAIAARSQVSEGSHSTLENHISSAVDISTSEDHQPVRVTMMPRGSGQPTTTSSTTEVHHVDIPPVLSSSSHSFPAPRDCPSPGPVTEVKAETVDCLCRKLQWASEQLKSETNLVRCTQLCEFIKASADAIRSLKDL, from the exons ATGAAAATCATAGCTGCCCGAAGGGAAAGATCCgacaaaataagtaaaatcaTGGGAGACTACTTGCTTAGAGGTTATAAAATGCTGGGCATTGTTTGTGACCTGTGTTCG acCATTCTGATGGAGACAAAGGCTGGGGAAAAATACTGTATTACCTGTAAGGAATTGGATGCAGACAATGACAAGGATGATCCTG TTGTAAATGCAATTGCCGCTCGATCCCAGGTTTCTGAAGGTAGCCATTCAACATTAGAGAATCACATCTCATCAGCGGTCGACATTTCCACGAGTGAAGATCATCAACCAGTGCGGGTCACCATGATGCCACGCGGATCTGGCCAGCCTACTACCACCTCCTCTACCACAGAGGTACATCACGTAGATATACCTCCTGTACTATCCTCTTCAAGTCACAGTTTCCCAGCCCCCAGGGATTGCCCCTCCCCAGGGCCAGTCACAGAGGTTAAGGCGGAGACTGTAGATTGTCTGTGCAGGAAACTACAGTGGGCGTCAGAACAGTTGAAATCCGAGACAAACCTTGTGCGCTGTACACAGCTTTGTGAATTTATTAAAGCTAGTGCTGATGCGATTCGTAGTCTCAAGGATCTGTGA